TTGATAAGGGACGGAGTTGATGACCCGTCAGTGACAACAAAGGAAATTGTTGTGCCTAAAGATGTCGAAGATCTAGACCCGATTCCTGTTGTGGAACCGCAGATTGAAACTACGACGAAGAAATGTGGTGAAATTGGCGAATTTGTAAGTATAACTATAACCTAcccatgaataaaattaaagacaGGTTTATATTTGATAACATCCAGTGTATGTTTAAACCTTTAGATCAAAGAAGAAATAAACTTGGTGAGGATTAATCGGGATTAATTGATtcaaacaaaatgtaattgaagaaaattttatatacaaatacaacTGTAGGTCGTAGAtattgacaataataattacactAGTAAACTGTAGATTCTtgtgttaaaattttcaaagctTTTAGCGTTTTACCAATTGAAAAGTACCATTGCTCTGGAGTACATATACAACATTATGGTTATGCTCATGTTCATA
This genomic stretch from Manduca sexta isolate Smith_Timp_Sample1 chromosome 21, JHU_Msex_v1.0, whole genome shotgun sequence harbors:
- the LOC115447132 gene encoding uncharacterized protein LOC115447132, which translates into the protein MSRVCMLFFCIVFVYASGNLIRDGVDDPSVTTKEIVVPKDVEDLDPIPVVEPQIETTTKKCGEIGEFCTYHTQCCSNACLGYMRRCVSGSG